ATCCGTACATCTCCGCTGACCCGCACGGACCAGAAATTCGGGTCCTTGCCATACTCGACCCTATGGAACTTCAGTCCTGGATGGGCCGGGTTGAGTTGCAGGTCAAAGGCCGTGGTCTTGGCGGCCTTTTGGTCCTGGGCGCTGAGTCTGGCCAGGCTGTCGGTGAAGGTGTCGGCGATGCGGAATTCCATTTCCATGCCCTCGGTTCACAGTCCGGTCAGCTTTGATTGCTGAATTATCAACATCCCAACTATCCCGAATCACACATATCGGAACAATCAACACGCGCTGAGGTTTTTCAGGATTTTCATGGCCAGTGGTTCCTTGATTTCCGTATGTCTTGGGACAGCTTCCACAACGCCAGTGCGAGGGTTGATCCACAAAGAGTGCGCACTGCCTTCCCTTTTCAGATAGCAACCGGCCATGCGCAACCTTCGCTCCAAATCTCGGCGCTTCATCCGACCATGACCTTTTCCTGAATAGCATCAGCGGGAAGACCGCGAAGGATATCCTCCAGGCGATCCTCGAGAATCAATTCAATGGATTGCCGCAAACTTTCCTTTGTTTCCGCAATGGTTTCCCCTTGACCATTGGCCCCGGAAATCTCCGGACAGATCGCCCAGTAGCCGCCTTCCGGGGCTTTCTCGATGATGGCTGTAAATTCTGCTTTCATGATTGCTGCCTCTTGAATTGAAGTTGTGTTTGGAAAATAATTTCTGAACCAAGCATGATTCAGTGATTACCTGATTATTTTCCTCTGCGTTCCCACACAGAGGGTGGGAACGAGTAGAATATCCTACGCCAACCGCGCTCCGGTGGCGATAATTTCCTGAACAAACGGATCGGGATGTTCAAAGTCCCTTCGGGAAAAGGAATGCGGCTCGATGCATGCGTCCATGGAACGGGTAAGCTGTATCAGGCGCACATCCTCGTCATATCCGTCGATCTCGTCCTGATCCCAGAACACAGCCAGATCAATATCGCTTTGCCCGAGGGCCGCGCCCTTGGCATGGGAGCCGAAGAGGTACAGGCTGAAAACCGGGATATTGTTTTTCCGCAGTATTCGCGTGTATTCATCGACGATTCTTACAACTTCCGGCTTCAGAAGTTTCAGACGGCAACCATCACTCTCACGCTCCATGTTCCACAATCCGTAAAAAAGAATCCTCGGGTTGATCGTCCACGGGCGTCATTTCCGCGATAAGAGTTTCAGGAGCTATGTCCTGGTCATGTGGCCAGGTGACAGCGCCAAAAACGATTCCAACCTGCTTGAAATAGTTTTCATCGCGCAGCTCGCGGAGTGTACCGTGATCGAGATACGGCTTGAGATCAAAAATCCCTCGCCGACCGTCCATAATCTCAACATAGATCCGATAGTCGGGCAACGGTGCAACTTTTTTTACATCCCAGTACATGGTTCACTTCACAGAGGATCAATTTTGTATGGGCTTTCCCCAATGGCTGCCAAATGCCAGTCAGCCATCAGTTCATCCCGGCGCAGTTCAATCCAGGCCTGAACCAAGCGTAATTGTTTTCGGGGCAGCTCTCCAGCCAGAATTTCTCCATCTTCAATGTTGATGGATGCCTCATATTCAGCATACCTGGCATGGATGTGCGGAATTCCATGATGCTTGTTGTCAAGTACATACAATCGGATAATGATCCCTTAAAACATCGTTATGACTGGCATGAAAAACCTCGATAAAGCTTTGGGATGAGATCAAAATAGCTGTCACTTACACGCTCATTCCACCCGAAACACCTTCATCACCTCATCCCCCAGGTGGTTGATGACCTTGACCGCGATGCGTCCGGATTCGGGTTTGGGGAATGGGCGGGAGGTGTTGCTGTTCAGGGTGTCCCAGGCCTGGGCGTCGATCTCGGCCTTGAGGGTGGTTTTCAGGGCCTTGTAGGGATCGTTGGCTCCCAGGAAATAGGCGTGGCGGACGAAGAAGCTTTCCTCGTTGTAGTCCGTGTCGATGAACCAGCAGGCAATGCCCTCGGCGTCGTCGCTGCGCACCTCGCCGGTGGTGGGATGGAATACGTCCACTCCGTGGATGGTGACTTGTGTGAGGTGGTTTGTGGTTAGAGTCAGAGGAAAATCCGAGCTTTTCAGAGTTTTGAGCGCAGAGAGCGTTTGAGTCCGCCGATCATTTTGCTGATGGTCTCGGTGTCCGCCATGAGTGTCTGCAAATCCTGTTCGGGCAGCATTTTCAATCGATGGGCCAGAATCAGGAAGGTTTCCGTCTCGGCCAGCGAGCCGCTGGCCGTGCTCAGGAATTGGAGAAACTCCTTGGTCCCAGATCGGGCTGCTCCCTCCGCGATGTTGGCCGCTATCGAGATCACCGCCCGGCGCAACTGGCTGGTCAGCCCGTAGCGTTCCTCCTGCGGGAAGCTTTGCGAGCAGAGATAAACCTTCTCGGCCAAGTCGATTGATTTCCGCCAGACTTCCAAGTCCTGATAGCTCTTTAACGCTGTCATAATGTACCACCATCCTGCCGTTTTTTGTCACAAGCCACAAACCACTTGTCACTTCCACATCAGGCTCGCCGAAGACCACGAACAGGTTGCCCTTGCCGGTGTTCTTCAGGTCGTCGGCCATGTGCAGGTCCGCGTTCATCCGGGCCTTGAGCACGGGGATGCGGCCCAGCCTGGCGAAATCCGCTGAATGGGCGTCGTAGTTGAAGGCGCAGGCGATCAGGGCGTCGAATCCGGCGTCTCCTGCCTCGCGGGCCGCGGCCACCAGATCGGGCCGGGAGACCGTGCCGAATTCCGGACCGATGAAGATGGCGGCCCGCTTTTCCTGACCGTCCGCATCCCCGCCTTCCACGTACCTGCCTTCCGCGCAGATATACTCCCCCGGCCAGGAGGCCATGGAGATGAAGCTGATCCGGTCCGCCTTGCGGGACTGCTGCACCCCGGAGGTCTTCAGGTTCTCCAGGATCATCTCCACGAAATCCTGCTCGCCCCGCTCCACAGCCTCGACCTGCTGGAGCGGGTCTTTCAGCTCGTCGTTGTGGTCCACGATGAGCACCCGGTGCGGGGACAGGCTTTCCACGGTGAAGGGACCGGCCACGCGGGCCTTCTTCTTGTCCTCGTAGGGCTTGTCGTAAAGGTATTCGTAATCCGCCTTGGCCGCGATGGAGGCGTCGATCTCCTTTTGCCGGGAAATCCGCCCCTGCCACCAGCGGGCGTGCAGGTCCGCCGCTTCCTTGGGCCATGAACCCTCGGCCTCGCGAGGAATCTCCCATTCCTCCCACTTTTTGCCCAGGGCCGCGTTCAGCTTCTGGCGCAGCGGCTCCAGAACCTCTTGATGGCGCTCCCAGATCACGTCGATCTCGGCGTTGTTGGCAATGGACTTCAGGGTGATGTGCGGCACCCGCTCATAGACGAACCCGTGGCGGATGTTCCCGTGTGTGGGCTGGCCGGACGGCTCTGTCCGGGTCAGTTCCGCCTCCTTGACTTGCCCCTCGGGACTGTCCGCCAGCAGATAATACGGATACCGCGCTCCCATGACCCGTGACCGGGCCAAGGCCAGGGCCACGCGGGACGTATCAATGGTAATCCACCGCCGCCCCCACTGCTCAGCAACATAGGCGGTTGTGCCGGAGCCGCAGGTTGGGTCGAGGACGAGGTCGCCGGGGTCGGTGGCCATCAGGATGCAGCGTTGGATGACCAGCGTCGTTGTCTGAACAACATAAACTTTACTGGCTCTTCGACGTTGGGTGTGGAATTTACGTAACAGTCTGGCACATCACGCAATCCCTGTTCGGAGCCCCCGCCGGAGGCATCTCCGTCCGTCGCCCACGATTGAAGTGGGCACGAGAAAGCTAAGCCCGTCAAGGCATGGCGACAGCCATCCCCGAAGGGGTCTGCCTTGACGGGCTTGGCGCTCGTGCCATCATCAGGTGGGCGAAAAGAGCCTTCGGACACTACATGGTTTTTGGTACTATTCCACAGTTAACGTCGAAGAACCACTTTACTTGAACCTTTAAGAAATCCACCGGATGCTGTATCATCCCATAACCCCGTGATCGGCCGCACTGGGTAGTCCGCCAAATATCTTCGGTAAAAGAATCGTCGACCTTTGAGTTGCAGTCTTGAAGCTGCATTGAGTCTTTTTAATCCTCCTTCTGTCGTTGCCCAGTGCCTGTCCGCAGGAGGCTTATGAGTTGTGCCTTCGATATCAAAAGGAAAGCCGCCAGATTGCGTTGCACCCTGTGAAGTAGGATCGCTTAAAGCGTACTTTTTGCCCTCGAGTGCATTCTCACTCATCCATCTCTCGGCACTAGCGAGAAGTCGACAAACTCCGAACCCTTGCTCTAACCAGTCATAGTTAGTTTCAGTCTCCGAAGACCTCTCGATGTACAACTGACGGTATTTCGTATTTGCGGACTCGGAGCGCTTGGCGTACCAAAGAATGTAGTCGCATATACTGTCTGTGAAATCTCCACCTCTTGCCGCAGTAGTGACAAAAGGAATCTGTCCAATTTGGTTAGCATCCCCAAACACCTCATCCATTAACGCCCTGACCCGATGCACATTCTCATCCCCGATCTGGACGAAGATTGATCCGCTATCCGTCAGTAAATCTCTGGCCACGGTTAGCCTATCCCGCAGATACGTCAGATACGAGTGGATACCGTCACGCCAGGTGTCCCGGAACGCCTTGACCTGCTCGGGTTCGCGGGTGATGTGGTCGGTTTTGCCGTCCTTGACGTCGCGGCTGGTGGTGGACCACTGGAAGTTGGAGTTGAACTTGATGCCGTAGGGCGGGTCGAAATAGATGCACTGGACCTTGCCACGCAGGCCCTCACGCTCGGCCAGGCTGGCCATGACCTGGAGGCTGTCGCCCAGGATCATCCGGTTGGTCCAGTTGGCATCGTGCTGGTAGAACTCGGTCTTGGCCGCCTCGTCGGCAATGCCGTTGAAGTCCGCGAACAGGCTGAGCTGGGTCTGTTTGGGCGGGCGTCGGCCCTCGCGCTCCCGGACCAGGTCGTCGATGAGCACCTTGGGGTGGACCTTCTCCTGGATGTACAGGGGCGGAGCGTGGACCACCAGATCGGACCAGTCCTGCTCATCCTTGCCCCGCCAGACCAGTTGCGGGTCCAGGTCGCGATTGCGGCGCTCGTAGGCCAGACGGATCGGGCTCTGTTCCTCCTTGCGCTGGATGGACTGGTACTCCGCCGTGGGGATGTTCACCCGGTTGGCGTCCGGATGGGTGATGGTCTCAACGGTCTTGTAGGCTGGCACGGGTTTCTTTTTGGGCATGGCGTAGAAAAGTTCCATCGTTAAAAATCAACAGGGGATACCCTCATGATATACGGTTTCCGGCGCAATATCGATGCCATCCGGCCATGTGACGGTTCCATATGCCACTTTTGCCAGGGAGAAAAAACCGGGGTTTTCAAGCCGACGATAAACCGGATAGCCAAGGTATGGACGCATGTCGAATCGTCTGACCTCTCCCGTGTTGAATCCGACAACAAGCTGAAAATTCTGGGACGGTTGGACAGATGTAATTTCAATCATGTGATTTACCTCTTAACGTAAAGGCTCAATGGGAAATATGGGCTCGCCGTTCACGGCCAGTGTCCAGTTGGCCATCAGTTCCTCTTCATGGATTGCTACCCAGGCTTGCACCATCCGTAATTTTTTTGCTGGAATTTCGCCTTCGAGCAGTGCACCTTCAGGAATGGTGACAACTGCCTTCATGCCCTGATACTCGACATGCAGGTGGGGCAACTGATGCTGTTTCGTATCCATGTACAGCATCCGTACAATAATTCCATAAAACATGCTGATGGTCGGCATAAAGTTTCTCCGTCGTCTACAAAAGAATAAATAATTAATTGATGACATTCAATGGTAAAAGTCTTTCAACTATCTTTGCAAACCACCAGTCACCCATTACCGCTCACCAACCACAGCCACGAGCATCTCATTGAACCGTTCCCGCACCTT
This genomic window from Desulfonatronum thioautotrophicum contains:
- a CDS encoding type II toxin-antitoxin system HicA family toxin, which produces MKRRDLERRLRMAGCYLKREGSAHSLWINPRTGVVEAVPRHTEIKEPLAMKILKNLSAC
- a CDS encoding type II toxin-antitoxin system HicB family antitoxin; this encodes MKAEFTAIIEKAPEGGYWAICPEISGANGQGETIAETKESLRQSIELILEDRLEDILRGLPADAIQEKVMVG
- a CDS encoding nucleotidyltransferase domain-containing protein, encoding MERESDGCRLKLLKPEVVRIVDEYTRILRKNNIPVFSLYLFGSHAKGAALGQSDIDLAVFWDQDEIDGYDEDVRLIQLTRSMDACIEPHSFSRRDFEHPDPFVQEIIATGARLA
- a CDS encoding DUF2442 domain-containing protein; protein product: MYWDVKKVAPLPDYRIYVEIMDGRRGIFDLKPYLDHGTLRELRDENYFKQVGIVFGAVTWPHDQDIAPETLIAEMTPVDDQPEDSFLRIVEHGA
- a CDS encoding DUF4160 domain-containing protein, with protein sequence MIIRLYVLDNKHHGIPHIHARYAEYEASINIEDGEILAGELPRKQLRLVQAWIELRRDELMADWHLAAIGESPYKIDPL
- a CDS encoding DNA methyltransferase; this encodes MLRKFHTQRRRASKVYVVQTTTLVIQRCILMATDPGDLVLDPTCGSGTTAYVAEQWGRRWITIDTSRVALALARSRVMGARYPYYLLADSPEGQVKEAELTRTEPSGQPTHGNIRHGFVYERVPHITLKSIANNAEIDVIWERHQEVLEPLRQKLNAALGKKWEEWEIPREAEGSWPKEAADLHARWWQGRISRQKEIDASIAAKADYEYLYDKPYEDKKKARVAGPFTVESLSPHRVLIVDHNDELKDPLQQVEAVERGEQDFVEMILENLKTSGVQQSRKADRISFISMASWPGEYICAEGRYVEGGDADGQEKRAAIFIGPEFGTVSRPDLVAAAREAGDAGFDALIACAFNYDAHSADFARLGRIPVLKARMNADLHMADDLKNTGKGNLFVVFGEPDVEVTSGLWLVTKNGRMVVHYDSVKELSGLGSLAEINRLGREGLSLLAKLPAGGTLRADQPVAPGGDLDSGQHRGGSSPIWDQGVSPIPEHGQRLAGRDGNLPDSGPSIENAARTGFADTHGGHRDHQQNDRRTQTLSALKTLKSSDFPLTLTTNHLTQVTIHGVDVFHPTTGEVRSDDAEGIACWFIDTDYNEESFFVRHAYFLGANDPYKALKTTLKAEIDAQAWDTLNSNTSRPFPKPESGRIAVKVINHLGDEVMKVFRVE
- a CDS encoding DNA methyltransferase; protein product: MPKKKPVPAYKTVETITHPDANRVNIPTAEYQSIQRKEEQSPIRLAYERRNRDLDPQLVWRGKDEQDWSDLVVHAPPLYIQEKVHPKVLIDDLVREREGRRPPKQTQLSLFADFNGIADEAAKTEFYQHDANWTNRMILGDSLQVMASLAEREGLRGKVQCIYFDPPYGIKFNSNFQWSTTSRDVKDGKTDHITREPEQVKAFRDTWRDGIHSYLTYLRDRLTVARDLLTDSGSIFVQIGDENVHRVRALMDEVFGDANQIGQIPFVTTAARGGDFTDSICDYILWYAKRSESANTKYRQLYIERSSETETNYDWLEQGFGVCRLLASAERWMSENALEGKKYALSDPTSQGATQSGGFPFDIEGTTHKPPADRHWATTEGGLKRLNAASRLQLKGRRFFYRRYLADYPVRPITGLWDDTASGGFLKGSSKVVLRR
- a CDS encoding DUF2442 domain-containing protein, which produces MIEITSVQPSQNFQLVVGFNTGEVRRFDMRPYLGYPVYRRLENPGFFSLAKVAYGTVTWPDGIDIAPETVYHEGIPC
- a CDS encoding DUF4160 domain-containing protein — encoded protein: MPTISMFYGIIVRMLYMDTKQHQLPHLHVEYQGMKAVVTIPEGALLEGEIPAKKLRMVQAWVAIHEEELMANWTLAVNGEPIFPIEPLR